A section of the Marinimicrobium koreense genome encodes:
- the prmC gene encoding peptide chain release factor N(5)-glutamine methyltransferase: MRTVSEALRRAIELSPVSDSPRLDVELLLSWVLGKERVWLYTWPETELSDAQQAEFDRALSRRRKGEPIAHIMGEREFWSLPLYVNASTLIPRPDSERLVELALALTESAPSGRALDLGTGTGALALAFASERPAWEVTALDASTAAIELARRNARRLGLERVRCLHSDWYSALPMDERFELVMSNPPYIADCDPHLNRGDVRFEPRSALVAERQGLADIEHIVNLSPRHLLPGGWLLIEHGWEQGSAVRELFTVRGFRAVRTEQDLNERDRVTLGQWPAKEVADDER, translated from the coding sequence ATGCGCACCGTCAGTGAAGCGCTGCGCCGGGCCATCGAACTGAGCCCGGTAAGTGACTCTCCTCGCCTTGATGTGGAGCTATTGTTGAGTTGGGTGCTTGGCAAGGAGCGGGTCTGGCTGTACACCTGGCCGGAAACCGAACTGAGCGACGCTCAGCAGGCCGAGTTTGACCGGGCGCTGTCCCGGCGCCGCAAAGGCGAGCCGATTGCCCATATCATGGGCGAACGGGAGTTCTGGTCGCTGCCGCTGTACGTCAATGCCAGCACACTGATTCCCCGCCCGGATTCCGAGCGACTGGTGGAATTGGCGTTGGCGCTGACGGAAAGCGCCCCCTCTGGCCGCGCGCTGGATCTCGGCACGGGCACCGGTGCCCTCGCGCTGGCGTTTGCCAGTGAGCGACCGGCCTGGGAGGTAACCGCTCTGGATGCCTCGACGGCGGCGATCGAGCTTGCCCGGCGCAACGCCAGGCGCCTCGGGTTGGAGCGAGTCCGCTGCCTGCACAGCGACTGGTATTCGGCATTGCCAATGGACGAGCGGTTTGAGCTGGTAATGAGCAATCCGCCCTATATTGCTGACTGCGATCCGCACCTGAACCGGGGCGATGTGCGCTTTGAGCCCCGCTCAGCGTTGGTGGCCGAACGCCAGGGGCTGGCGGACATTGAGCACATCGTGAATCTCTCGCCCCGGCATTTGTTGCCCGGCGGCTGGTTGTTGATAGAGCATGGCTGGGAACAGGGATCGGCGGTGCGAGAGCTGTTCACGGTACGGGGCTTTCGCGCCGTGCGCACCGAGCAGGACCTGAACGAACGCGACCGAGTCACACTGGGGCAATGGCCCGCAAAGGAGGTGGCCGATGATGAACGATAA
- the prfA gene encoding peptide chain release factor 1: MKASIEEKLSRLTERYEEVGQLLSDPDIIGNQNRFRDLSKEYAELEPVVQSYSRYHQMKADRDEAETLLSDPEMRDMAREELDACDEQLGPMEEELQRLLLPKDPNDGKNVFLEIRAGTGGDEAAIFAGDLFRMYSKYAEQKKWRIEIISQNEGEHGGYKEIISRVSGDSVYASLKFESGAHRVQRVPETESQGRIHTSACTVAVLPEADEVEAVDISKADIRVDTFRASGAGGQHVNKTDSAIRITHIPTGIVVECQDERSQHKNRARAMSLLASKLKSQSEEAAAKSLSDERRNLVGSGDRSERIRTYNFPQGRVTDHRINLTLYKLDEVIQGALDEVVQPLVHEYQADQLASLAE; this comes from the coding sequence ATGAAAGCATCCATTGAAGAAAAACTGTCCCGCCTGACCGAGCGCTACGAAGAAGTCGGCCAGCTGTTGTCCGATCCGGACATCATCGGCAACCAGAATCGGTTTCGGGACTTGTCCAAAGAGTACGCCGAGCTGGAGCCGGTGGTGCAGAGCTATTCGCGCTACCATCAGATGAAGGCCGACCGCGACGAGGCGGAAACCTTGCTGTCCGACCCGGAAATGCGTGACATGGCCCGCGAGGAGCTGGATGCCTGTGACGAACAGTTGGGGCCGATGGAAGAAGAGTTGCAGCGCCTATTGCTGCCTAAAGATCCCAACGATGGCAAGAACGTGTTTCTGGAAATTCGCGCCGGCACCGGCGGTGACGAGGCGGCCATTTTCGCCGGCGACCTGTTCCGCATGTACAGCAAATACGCTGAACAGAAAAAGTGGCGTATCGAAATCATCAGTCAGAACGAGGGTGAACACGGCGGCTATAAGGAAATCATCAGTCGGGTGTCCGGTGACAGCGTGTACGCCAGCCTGAAATTTGAATCCGGCGCGCATCGGGTGCAGCGTGTGCCCGAAACCGAGTCCCAGGGTCGCATTCATACCTCGGCCTGTACCGTGGCGGTATTGCCCGAAGCCGACGAAGTGGAAGCGGTGGACATCAGCAAAGCGGATATCCGGGTCGATACCTTCCGCGCTTCCGGCGCCGGCGGTCAGCACGTGAACAAAACCGATTCGGCGATTCGCATTACCCACATTCCCACCGGCATTGTGGTGGAGTGTCAGGACGAGCGCTCCCAGCACAAAAACCGGGCCCGGGCCATGTCACTGCTGGCTTCCAAACTGAAGAGCCAGAGCGAAGAGGCCGCCGCCAAAAGCCTGTCGGACGAGCGGCGCAACCTGGTGGGCTCGGGCGATCGCTCCGAGCGTATTCGCACCTACAACTTTCCTCAGGGGCGGGTGACGGATCACCGCATCAACCTGACCCTTTATAAACTGGATGAGGTGATTCAGGGCGCGCTCGATGAAGTGGTACAGCCCCTGGTGCATGAGTATCAGGCCGACCAGCTCGCGTCCCTGGCGGAGTGA
- the hemA gene encoding glutamyl-tRNA reductase: MTLLAFGINHNTAPLAIRERVAFGPDSLEHALMQARERAGLNEVAILSTCNRTEIYAASDAEVHALLAWLLEHTQMDEDALSRCYYCFEDAEAVGHMMKVAGGLDSLVLGEPQILGQMKSAYAVASQAGTVGATLHSAFQQVFGVAKRVRSETAIGENPVSVAYAAVTLAQQIFSDLKEDTALLIGAGETIQLVARHLKEQGIRRLVVANRTLERAHVISQELGAEAILLADIPEHLHKADIVISSTASQLPLLGKGAVESALKKRKHKPMFMLDIAVPRDIEEEVGSLDDVYLYTVDDLHAVIDQNKKSREAAADKAREIIAEGVGQYLKMQRAQDAAVTIRSYRQQAEALAARELTKAQKALEAGGDPAQLMAQLSRAVTNKLLHPPSVALRQASAEGRTELVAAARELFGLQADDIETQEKSEPE; the protein is encoded by the coding sequence ATGACCCTGTTGGCGTTCGGTATCAATCACAATACGGCTCCCCTGGCGATCCGCGAGCGCGTGGCGTTCGGACCCGACAGCCTGGAGCATGCGTTGATGCAGGCCCGCGAGCGGGCGGGGTTGAATGAAGTCGCCATCCTCTCGACCTGCAACCGCACCGAGATATACGCCGCCAGCGACGCCGAGGTTCACGCCCTGTTGGCCTGGCTGCTAGAGCATACCCAGATGGATGAGGACGCCCTGAGCCGGTGTTACTACTGCTTTGAAGATGCCGAGGCGGTGGGGCATATGATGAAAGTCGCCGGCGGGCTGGACTCATTGGTGTTGGGGGAGCCCCAGATTCTGGGCCAGATGAAATCCGCTTACGCTGTGGCCAGCCAGGCGGGTACCGTGGGGGCGACTCTGCATTCGGCGTTTCAGCAGGTGTTCGGAGTGGCCAAGCGGGTCCGCTCGGAAACCGCCATCGGCGAGAATCCGGTGTCCGTGGCCTACGCGGCGGTTACCCTGGCCCAACAGATCTTCTCCGATCTCAAAGAAGACACCGCTCTGCTTATTGGCGCCGGTGAAACCATCCAGTTGGTGGCCCGGCACCTCAAAGAGCAGGGAATTCGCCGGCTGGTTGTGGCCAATCGGACCCTGGAGCGGGCGCACGTCATTTCCCAGGAACTGGGGGCCGAGGCGATTCTGCTGGCGGACATTCCGGAACACCTGCACAAGGCCGATATTGTGATTTCCTCCACCGCCAGCCAGTTGCCCCTGCTGGGCAAGGGGGCGGTGGAGTCGGCGCTGAAAAAGCGCAAACACAAACCGATGTTCATGCTTGATATTGCGGTTCCCCGGGATATCGAAGAGGAGGTGGGCTCGCTGGACGATGTCTACCTGTACACGGTGGACGATCTGCACGCGGTCATTGATCAGAACAAAAAGTCCCGGGAGGCCGCCGCCGACAAGGCCCGGGAAATTATTGCCGAAGGCGTCGGCCAATACCTGAAAATGCAACGCGCCCAGGACGCGGCGGTCACCATCCGCTCGTATCGGCAGCAGGCTGAAGCGTTGGCGGCCCGGGAGCTGACCAAAGCCCAGAAGGCGCTGGAGGCCGGCGGTGATCCGGCCCAGTTGATGGCGCAATTGTCCCGCGCCGTCACCAACAAATTATTGCATCCGCCCAGTGTGGCTTTGCGTCAGGCCAGCGCCGAGGGGCGCACAGAACTGGTCGCCGCGGCGCGCGAACTGTTTGGGCTGCAGGCGGATGACATCGAGACCCAAGAGAAAAGCGAACCCGAATGA
- a CDS encoding tetratricopeptide repeat protein, with protein sequence MNASVPLVTALALSALLLGCAQQPTGPEREPASASEPAEPSSDRADAAQKPEPRAAQPAPTRPFTSDTLYALLAAEIAGSRQQFDIALSNYLQQAHQTRDPQVAARATHIARFLSANNALLDAALLWVEVAPDDTEAQLNAALALVQNGRLQEAFDLSRKLQAKGEHTLFQNIAASASEATDTQRERLIDGYLTLLEEYPEHQELLIGTGLLMQQQGDLEPALDYASRALKEAPDSVAATILKATLLNQLERSDEALQTVVGALEDNPESLRLRLQYARLLTQHDLAMAQEQFEVLVRQEPRDPDLRLSLGIVALERGDTETAQTSFESLLDSDEHASSANFYLGQLAERQGRNEEALLYYLQVEPGSDFLQATINIMELLIDSGQLEAANDHMNRMRNRFPDRAADLYLFQARVLLQKGHEESAEALLVNALEAHPTHSDLLYSRAMLYDQQGRLEAAERDLRNILTYDPHNATALNALGYILTDKTDRHEEAYELIRQALALNPEEPAILDSMGWVLYNLGRPEEALPYLQDAMSAYPDQEIAAHLGEVLWQLGRKEEARAVWQQGLETDPESELIPATRERLGVDAEGANQ encoded by the coding sequence ATGAACGCCAGTGTCCCGTTAGTGACCGCCTTGGCGCTAAGTGCGCTGCTACTCGGCTGCGCCCAACAGCCCACAGGGCCCGAGCGCGAGCCAGCGTCGGCCAGCGAACCGGCTGAGCCCTCGTCCGACCGCGCGGACGCGGCCCAGAAGCCCGAGCCCCGCGCCGCGCAACCGGCGCCCACTCGCCCATTCACCAGCGATACCCTGTACGCGCTGCTCGCGGCGGAAATTGCCGGTAGCCGGCAGCAGTTTGATATTGCGCTGTCCAACTATCTCCAGCAGGCCCACCAGACCCGGGACCCGCAGGTGGCGGCCCGGGCCACCCATATCGCCCGCTTTCTCTCGGCCAACAACGCCCTGCTCGATGCGGCACTGCTCTGGGTAGAGGTCGCCCCGGACGACACCGAAGCCCAACTGAATGCCGCCCTGGCCCTGGTGCAGAACGGTCGACTGCAGGAGGCCTTCGACCTGTCCCGGAAGCTGCAGGCCAAGGGCGAGCACACTCTGTTCCAGAACATTGCCGCCAGCGCCTCCGAGGCCACAGACACCCAGCGTGAGCGACTGATCGACGGCTACCTGACTCTCCTGGAAGAGTACCCGGAGCACCAGGAGCTGCTGATTGGCACCGGCCTACTGATGCAGCAACAGGGGGACCTGGAGCCGGCCCTGGACTATGCCTCTCGCGCACTGAAGGAAGCGCCGGACAGCGTGGCGGCCACCATCCTCAAGGCCACACTGCTGAACCAGCTGGAGCGATCCGACGAGGCCCTGCAGACGGTGGTGGGAGCTTTGGAGGATAACCCGGAAAGCCTGCGCCTACGGCTGCAATACGCCCGTCTGCTCACCCAGCATGACCTGGCGATGGCCCAGGAGCAGTTTGAGGTGCTGGTACGTCAAGAGCCCCGGGACCCGGATCTGCGACTGTCACTGGGTATTGTCGCTCTGGAACGGGGCGACACCGAGACCGCCCAGACCAGTTTTGAAAGCCTGCTCGACAGCGACGAACACGCCTCCAGCGCCAACTTCTACCTGGGTCAATTGGCCGAGCGGCAAGGGCGCAACGAGGAGGCGCTGCTGTACTACCTACAGGTTGAACCGGGCAGTGATTTTCTTCAGGCCACCATCAACATCATGGAACTGCTGATTGACAGCGGTCAGCTGGAAGCCGCCAACGATCATATGAACCGGATGCGTAACCGCTTCCCGGACCGTGCCGCCGACCTCTATCTGTTCCAGGCCCGGGTTCTGCTCCAGAAGGGCCACGAGGAGTCCGCTGAAGCCCTGCTGGTCAACGCGCTGGAGGCGCATCCGACGCACAGCGACCTGCTCTACTCCCGCGCCATGCTGTACGACCAGCAGGGCCGCCTGGAGGCCGCCGAGCGGGACCTGCGCAACATCCTGACCTACGACCCTCACAATGCCACGGCGCTCAATGCGCTCGGCTACATCCTGACGGACAAAACGGATCGTCACGAAGAGGCCTATGAACTGATTCGCCAGGCCCTGGCTCTCAACCCGGAAGAACCGGCCATTCTCGACAGCATGGGCTGGGTGCTCTACAACCTCGGCCGCCCCGAAGAGGCCCTGCCGTACCTGCAGGACGCCATGAGCGCTTATCCGGATCAGGAAATTGCCGCCCACCTGGGCGAGGTTCTGTGGCAACTGGGCCGAAAAGAGGAAGCAAGGGCCGTCTGGCAGCAGGGTCTGGAAACCGACCCGGAAAGCGAGCTGATACCCGCCACCCGCGAACGCCTGGGCGTCGATGCGGAGGGCGCGAATCAATGA
- the lolB gene encoding lipoprotein insertase outer membrane protein LolB — MSRVLALTLMLLVVGCARQPLQPVEDWERHQAAAQRLNSWQLSGKLGARLPDNSGSARLRWHQDQSNYRIDLSGPFGQGRVIIETTDSGVRLRQGGEPPLEAASAEALMWQTTGWRVPVAELTYWVRGIPAPDSRHRILERTPQGLLKTLRQSGWTLHYSDYEAVGLLPLPGRIVAERKDTRLTLIVYDWSLPES; from the coding sequence ATGAGCCGCGTCCTCGCTCTGACACTGATGCTGCTGGTCGTCGGCTGTGCCCGCCAACCGCTGCAGCCCGTCGAGGACTGGGAGCGCCACCAGGCCGCTGCCCAGCGGCTCAACAGCTGGCAACTCAGCGGCAAGCTGGGAGCGAGGCTCCCCGACAACAGCGGCAGCGCCCGGCTGCGCTGGCATCAGGACCAGAGCAACTACCGGATCGACCTGAGCGGCCCCTTCGGCCAGGGGCGGGTCATCATCGAAACCACCGATAGCGGCGTACGTCTACGCCAGGGCGGTGAGCCACCCCTGGAGGCCGCCAGCGCCGAAGCCCTGATGTGGCAGACCACCGGCTGGCGCGTGCCGGTGGCGGAACTCACTTACTGGGTGCGGGGCATCCCCGCCCCGGACAGTCGCCATCGGATACTTGAGCGCACCCCCCAGGGACTGCTGAAAACCCTGCGCCAGAGCGGCTGGACACTGCACTACAGCGACTATGAGGCCGTCGGCCTGCTACCGCTGCCCGGTCGCATTGTGGCCGAACGCAAAGACACCCGGCTGACCCTGATTGTCTACGATTGGTCACTCCCCGAATCATGA
- the ispE gene encoding 4-(cytidine 5'-diphospho)-2-C-methyl-D-erythritol kinase — translation MNPSVTLPAPAKLNLCLHIVGRRPDGYHELQTAFQLLDYGDELTFSPRSDTDIHLHPAIEGVPLKDNLIWRAAQLLRPRARAYTGVDITLLKRLPMGGGLGGGSSDAATTLLALNQLWDCQYSNKELQTVGLQLGADVPVFVAGHSAWAEGIGEQLVPIELPERWFLVVTPPTPVATGTIFCHKDLTRDTAPITVAAFLERGGKNDCQPLVRELYPEVDKALIWLENFVSNATMSGTGASVFASFESETEAREVQGKTPTDWSSFVARGVNLSPVHDRLFNA, via the coding sequence ATGAACCCATCAGTCACCCTGCCCGCGCCGGCCAAGCTGAACCTGTGCCTGCACATCGTCGGTCGACGCCCCGACGGCTACCATGAGCTGCAGACCGCCTTTCAACTGCTGGACTATGGCGATGAGCTGACTTTCAGCCCGAGGTCAGACACCGACATCCATCTGCACCCGGCCATTGAAGGCGTGCCCCTGAAGGACAACCTCATCTGGCGGGCGGCCCAGCTTCTGCGTCCACGCGCCCGGGCCTATACCGGTGTCGATATCACGCTGCTCAAACGCCTTCCCATGGGGGGCGGCCTGGGTGGCGGCAGTAGCGATGCGGCCACAACGCTGCTGGCACTCAACCAACTGTGGGACTGCCAGTACTCCAACAAGGAACTGCAGACGGTGGGATTACAGCTTGGCGCCGACGTCCCGGTGTTTGTCGCCGGCCACAGCGCCTGGGCGGAAGGCATTGGCGAACAACTGGTGCCCATCGAACTGCCCGAACGCTGGTTTCTGGTGGTCACGCCACCCACGCCCGTGGCCACTGGCACAATTTTTTGTCACAAAGATTTGACAAGAGACACAGCGCCCATTACAGTAGCGGCCTTTCTCGAGCGGGGCGGCAAAAACGATTGCCAACCACTGGTCAGAGAACTTTATCCGGAAGTTGATAAAGCGCTGATTTGGTTGGAAAATTTTGTCAGCAACGCTACAATGTCCGGCACCGGCGCAAGCGTCTTCGCCAGCTTCGAGAGTGAAACCGAAGCGCGGGAAGTACAGGGAAAAACGCCCACTGATTGGTCCAGTTTTGTGGCCAGAGGCGTCAACCTTTCACCGGTGCACGATCGACTGTTCAATGCATGA
- a CDS encoding ribose-phosphate pyrophosphokinase, protein MVFTGNANPELSQKIVDCLGIDLGDVSVSQFSDGEIAVELNTNVRGRDVFIVQPTCAPTNRNIMELMIMIDALRRASAGRITAVVPYFGYARQDRRVRSARVPITAKVVADMLVGVGIDRLLTVDLHAEQIQGFFDVPVDNVYGSPVLLEDVEKQNFEDLIVVSPDIGGVVRARAVAKQLGVDLAIIDKRRPNPNVAEVMNIIGEVDGRTCLLVDDMVDTAGTLCNAAVALKKQGANKVVAYCTHPVLSGSAIDRLDNSQLDELVVTDSIPLSEAARNCSRVRTLTLSRMLAEAVRRLSNEESLSAMFN, encoded by the coding sequence ATGGTATTCACCGGCAACGCCAACCCGGAACTGTCCCAGAAGATTGTGGACTGCCTGGGCATCGACCTTGGAGACGTATCGGTCTCCCAGTTTTCCGATGGCGAAATTGCCGTTGAACTGAACACCAACGTTCGTGGCCGCGACGTATTTATCGTCCAGCCCACCTGCGCGCCCACCAACCGCAACATCATGGAACTGATGATCATGATTGATGCGTTGCGCCGCGCCTCCGCCGGACGCATTACCGCGGTGGTCCCCTACTTCGGCTACGCCCGCCAGGATCGACGCGTTCGCTCCGCCCGGGTCCCCATTACCGCCAAAGTGGTGGCCGATATGCTCGTGGGCGTGGGTATTGACCGCCTGCTGACTGTGGACCTGCACGCGGAGCAGATCCAGGGCTTTTTCGACGTGCCCGTGGATAACGTTTACGGCTCGCCGGTATTGCTGGAAGACGTCGAAAAACAGAATTTTGAAGACCTGATTGTGGTCTCTCCGGACATCGGCGGCGTGGTTCGCGCCCGCGCGGTGGCCAAACAGCTTGGCGTGGACCTGGCCATCATCGACAAGCGCCGCCCCAACCCGAATGTGGCGGAAGTAATGAACATCATCGGTGAAGTGGATGGCCGCACCTGCCTGCTGGTGGACGACATGGTCGATACCGCCGGCACCCTGTGCAACGCCGCCGTCGCCCTGAAAAAGCAGGGTGCCAACAAAGTGGTGGCCTACTGTACCCACCCGGTACTGTCCGGCAGCGCCATTGACCGCCTGGACAACTCGCAACTGGATGAGCTGGTCGTGACCGACTCCATCCCGTTGAGTGAAGCGGCGCGCAACTGCTCACGGGTACGCACCCTGACACTGTCGCGCATGCTCGCCGAAGCGGTTCGCCGCCTGAGCAATGAAGAATCCCTGAGTGCAATGTTCAACTGA
- a CDS encoding 50S ribosomal protein L25/general stress protein Ctc, which yields MSEDFKLNAEAREDLGKGASRRLRRLEGKVPAIVYGGKAKKPASIMVSQKELTKHLESEAFFSHIIELNIDGKSENVILKDLQRHPAKGYTMHADFQRVSKTTKLNTSVPLHFLNEETAKGVKMQGGKIVHNMVQLEISCLPADLPEYIEVDVADLELGHSLHISDLKLPKGVESVELSHGADHDQPVVSINKPRGMATDDADSEDGEEEGGEEEK from the coding sequence ATGTCTGAAGATTTTAAATTGAACGCCGAAGCCCGAGAAGACCTGGGGAAAGGTGCGAGCCGCCGCCTGCGTCGTCTCGAGGGCAAAGTACCCGCCATCGTGTACGGCGGCAAAGCCAAGAAGCCTGCCTCCATCATGGTCAGCCAGAAAGAACTGACCAAGCACCTGGAGAGCGAAGCTTTCTTCTCGCACATCATTGAGCTGAACATTGACGGCAAATCCGAAAATGTGATCCTCAAGGATCTGCAGCGTCACCCGGCCAAGGGTTACACCATGCACGCTGACTTCCAGCGCGTATCCAAAACCACCAAGCTGAACACCAGTGTACCGCTGCACTTCCTCAACGAGGAAACCGCCAAGGGCGTTAAAATGCAGGGCGGCAAGATTGTGCACAACATGGTTCAGCTGGAAATCAGCTGCCTGCCGGCCGATCTGCCCGAGTACATCGAAGTGGACGTGGCCGACCTGGAGCTGGGTCACAGCCTGCACATCTCTGACCTGAAACTGCCCAAGGGCGTTGAGTCCGTGGAACTTAGCCACGGCGCGGATCACGACCAGCCGGTTGTATCCATCAACAAGCCGCGCGGCATGGCCACTGATGACGCCGACAGCGAAGACGGTGAAGAAGAAGGCGGCGAAGAGGAGAAGTAA
- the pth gene encoding aminoacyl-tRNA hydrolase, with protein sequence MDTPLQMIVGLGNPGTEYDRTRHNAGADFVTELAYRNGATLTPENKFHGLTARITLDGQDLRLLIPTTFMNRSGQAISAMAQFFKIPPEAILVAHDELDLPPGTARLKHGGGHGGHNGLRDTIKALGNNKEFNRLRLGIGHPGSAPQVVGFVLKKAPTSEQQALHDAIDRAIDVLPLAAKGEWAKAMNQLHTKA encoded by the coding sequence ATGGACACGCCCCTACAGATGATTGTCGGCCTGGGTAATCCGGGCACCGAATACGACCGCACCCGCCACAACGCCGGAGCCGACTTTGTCACCGAGCTGGCCTACCGAAACGGCGCGACACTTACGCCCGAGAACAAATTCCACGGCCTGACCGCCCGCATCACCCTGGACGGGCAAGACCTGCGCCTGCTGATTCCCACCACCTTCATGAACCGCAGCGGTCAGGCGATCAGCGCCATGGCGCAGTTTTTCAAGATTCCGCCCGAGGCCATTCTGGTCGCCCACGACGAGCTGGATCTGCCCCCCGGCACCGCCCGCCTCAAGCACGGCGGCGGCCACGGCGGCCACAACGGCCTGCGCGATACCATCAAGGCCCTGGGCAACAACAAGGAGTTCAATCGCCTGCGCCTGGGCATTGGCCACCCGGGCTCGGCGCCACAGGTCGTGGGCTTTGTACTGAAGAAAGCGCCCACCAGCGAACAGCAGGCACTTCACGACGCCATTGACCGGGCCATCGACGTACTACCACTCGCCGCGAAGGGCGAGTGGGCGAAGGCGATGAATCAGCTACATACCAAAGCCTGA